One Williamsia phyllosphaerae DNA segment encodes these proteins:
- the uraH gene encoding hydroxyisourate hydrolase — protein MSHLSTHVLDAVRGTPAHGVAVVLADVDGMPIASGATDSDGRIADVAGDLGAGTYRIRFDTGAWFAENGVEGFYPEITICFAITDPTRHHHVPVLLSPFAYSTYRGS, from the coding sequence ATGAGCCACCTGAGCACGCACGTGCTCGACGCGGTGCGTGGCACCCCGGCACACGGGGTCGCAGTCGTCCTCGCTGATGTCGACGGGATGCCGATCGCCTCCGGCGCAACCGATTCCGACGGGCGCATCGCCGATGTGGCAGGCGATCTGGGCGCGGGGACCTACCGCATCCGTTTCGACACCGGCGCATGGTTCGCCGAGAACGGTGTCGAGGGCTTCTACCCGGAGATCACCATCTGCTTCGCCATCACCGACCCGACCCGACACCACCACGTCCCGGTCCTGCTGAGCCCGTTCGCCTATTCCACCTACCGCGGTAGCTGA
- a CDS encoding guanine deaminase: protein MHRAHLFHIGGAPTLDDARTHLISIPDGALAVGADGTIAFSGPHADLPVECARWPVSDHRGGFILPGFVDTHIHFPQTYATDSYGGGQLLEWLDNCIFPAETRYADPAFAQRAAADFCRRRTAVGTTAAMVFGSAFPAAQDALFTETERVGLRMVSGRGIQTTGQASAAALITDIDTAITRCVDEIDRWHGRDLIDVALVPRFSLSVTPDTFVALGELYDDVRDRGVYFHTHLNENNRPGTGEIAATLGAYDVDSYLDTYDGRFLPGSRVGGSSLLGRRSVLAHAVHCTDAELARMAEAQTSIAHCPTSQLFLGSGTMPWRRTTAAGVTVALGSDIGGGDEWLIPQVAADCFKVHMSEVGDAGVSLHPAELLFAATLAGARALDREDTFGNLDAGKAADFVVVDPQRWEPLARTLEHGIRADDTETATAQTLFALLMGLREPAITEVWVQGSLVTPAPSTSSQL, encoded by the coding sequence GTGCACCGGGCGCACCTGTTCCACATCGGCGGTGCGCCGACGCTCGACGACGCACGCACACATCTGATCTCGATCCCCGACGGCGCGCTGGCGGTCGGCGCCGACGGGACCATCGCGTTCTCCGGCCCCCACGCCGACCTGCCCGTCGAGTGCGCGCGCTGGCCGGTCTCCGACCACCGCGGCGGGTTCATCCTGCCGGGCTTCGTCGACACCCACATCCACTTCCCGCAGACCTACGCCACCGACTCCTACGGCGGCGGTCAGCTGCTGGAGTGGCTCGACAACTGCATCTTCCCGGCCGAGACGCGCTACGCCGACCCCGCGTTCGCGCAGCGCGCCGCGGCCGACTTCTGTCGTCGGCGCACAGCCGTCGGCACGACCGCGGCGATGGTCTTCGGTTCGGCGTTCCCGGCGGCGCAGGACGCGCTGTTCACCGAGACCGAGCGCGTCGGGCTGCGGATGGTGTCCGGCCGCGGGATCCAGACCACCGGCCAGGCGTCGGCGGCCGCGCTGATCACCGACATCGACACCGCCATCACGCGGTGCGTCGACGAGATCGACCGGTGGCACGGTCGGGACCTTATAGACGTGGCCCTGGTCCCGCGGTTCTCGCTGTCGGTCACACCGGACACGTTCGTCGCGCTCGGTGAGCTCTACGACGACGTCCGCGACCGCGGGGTGTACTTCCACACCCACCTGAACGAGAACAACCGCCCCGGCACCGGCGAGATCGCCGCGACCCTCGGCGCCTACGACGTGGACAGCTACCTCGACACCTACGACGGTCGGTTCCTGCCCGGGTCGCGGGTCGGCGGATCGTCGCTGCTCGGTCGGCGCAGCGTCCTCGCGCACGCGGTGCACTGCACCGACGCCGAACTCGCCCGCATGGCCGAGGCGCAGACGTCCATAGCGCACTGCCCGACGTCGCAGCTGTTCCTCGGATCGGGGACCATGCCGTGGCGGCGGACCACCGCGGCCGGTGTCACGGTCGCCCTGGGTTCGGACATCGGCGGGGGCGACGAATGGCTGATCCCCCAGGTGGCCGCGGACTGTTTCAAGGTGCACATGTCCGAGGTCGGGGACGCGGGGGTGTCGCTACATCCGGCCGAACTCCTGTTCGCCGCGACGCTGGCCGGTGCCCGCGCGTTGGACCGTGAGGACACCTTCGGCAATCTCGACGCGGGGAAGGCCGCCGACTTCGTCGTCGTCGATCCGCAGCGCTGGGAACCGCTGGCACGCACCCTCGAGCACGGCATCCGGGCCGACGACACCGAGACCGCCACCGCGCAGACGCTGTTCGCGCTGTTGATGGGACTACGCGAACCGGCGATCACCGAGGTGTGGGTCCAGGGGAGCCTGGTGACGCCGGCTCCGTCGACGTCGTCTCAGCTGTAG
- the uraD gene encoding 2-oxo-4-hydroxy-4-carboxy-5-ureidoimidazoline decarboxylase, with amino-acid sequence MRRPNWRGIDSFNELTERQAVHSLFECCSSRIWAVRVAAARPFTDAESLYDRADLILAELTEADLDEALDGHPRIGERSSSAASTREQSGVSGADELVLTELAKYNAEYEDKFGHVYLVFANGRPAEVLLDILKERLDNDAATERRVLRMELGKINRNRLERMLGPAAQYYDDPAQDDHRYTEEPG; translated from the coding sequence ATGCGGCGTCCGAACTGGCGCGGGATCGACAGCTTCAACGAACTGACCGAACGCCAGGCCGTGCACTCGCTGTTCGAGTGCTGCTCGTCGCGGATCTGGGCGGTCCGGGTGGCGGCGGCGCGTCCCTTCACCGACGCCGAGAGTCTCTACGACCGCGCCGATCTCATCCTCGCCGAGCTCACCGAGGCCGATCTCGACGAGGCGCTCGACGGGCACCCCCGGATCGGTGAACGATCGTCGAGTGCGGCCTCGACCCGGGAGCAGTCCGGGGTGAGCGGGGCCGATGAGCTCGTCCTGACCGAGCTGGCGAAATACAACGCCGAGTACGAGGACAAGTTCGGACACGTCTACCTGGTGTTCGCCAACGGCCGCCCCGCCGAGGTCCTGCTCGACATCCTCAAGGAGCGGCTCGACAACGACGCCGCAACCGAACGACGCGTCCTGCGAATGGAACTGGGCAAGATCAACCGCAACCGACTCGAGCGGATGCTCGGTCCGGCGGCGCAGTACTACGATGATCCCGCACAGGATGATCACAGGTACACGGAGGAGCCCGGATGA
- a CDS encoding 8-oxoguanine deaminase, producing the protein MEGQAVTLIEHAHVVTVDPDDRELADATVVIADGRISAVGEVDPAAHPGAERVDGTGCVLTPGLVNTHHHLYQWITRGLAADHTLFDWLTTLYPVWAGIDADGVRAAASGGLSVLARSGATTTTDHHYVFPTDGGDLLGAEIDAAGSIGLRFHPTRGSMDLGRRDGGLPPDSVVESIDDILAASSEAIDRWHDPRPDSMLRIGLAPCSPFSVTADLLRQSAALARERGVRLHTHLAETDDESAFCAERFGCTPLEYMSDLGWLGDDVWFAHGVHFTDDAIGVLARSGTGVAHCPTSNARLGAGIARTRDLVAAGVPVGLGVDGAASNESCRMLEEAHMAVMMARAVGGPTALTTRQSLRLATMGGARVLGRHNDLGSVEPGKLADLVLWDLTTLAHSGIDDPVAALVLGSQPPIRRSWVGGTTVVADGQVVAVDAEMIARDVETEHRRLLERAG; encoded by the coding sequence ATGGAGGGGCAGGCGGTGACGCTGATCGAGCACGCACACGTCGTGACCGTCGATCCCGACGATCGCGAACTCGCCGACGCCACCGTGGTGATCGCCGACGGACGGATCAGCGCGGTCGGTGAGGTGGATCCGGCCGCCCACCCCGGTGCCGAACGGGTCGACGGCACGGGCTGCGTGCTGACGCCGGGCCTGGTCAACACCCATCACCATCTCTACCAATGGATCACCCGCGGACTGGCCGCCGACCACACGCTGTTCGACTGGCTCACCACGCTGTACCCGGTGTGGGCGGGGATCGACGCCGACGGGGTACGGGCCGCCGCCTCCGGCGGGTTGTCGGTGCTGGCGCGATCCGGGGCGACCACCACCACCGACCATCACTACGTCTTCCCCACCGACGGCGGCGACCTCCTCGGGGCCGAGATCGATGCCGCCGGATCCATCGGGCTGCGCTTCCACCCCACCCGCGGATCGATGGACCTCGGGCGTCGCGACGGTGGCCTGCCCCCGGATTCGGTGGTCGAGAGCATCGACGACATCCTGGCGGCGAGCAGCGAGGCCATCGACCGCTGGCACGATCCGCGACCGGACTCCATGCTGCGCATCGGCCTGGCGCCGTGCTCGCCGTTCTCGGTGACCGCGGATCTGCTCCGACAGTCGGCGGCCCTCGCGCGCGAGCGCGGCGTGCGGTTGCACACCCACCTCGCCGAGACCGACGACGAATCCGCGTTCTGCGCCGAACGGTTCGGCTGCACCCCGCTGGAGTACATGAGCGATCTCGGGTGGCTGGGCGACGACGTCTGGTTCGCCCACGGCGTCCACTTCACCGACGACGCCATCGGTGTGCTCGCCCGCTCCGGAACCGGTGTGGCGCACTGTCCCACGTCGAACGCACGACTCGGCGCCGGCATCGCGCGCACCCGTGATCTGGTCGCGGCCGGGGTCCCGGTCGGTCTCGGTGTCGACGGCGCCGCGTCCAACGAATCATGCCGGATGCTCGAGGAGGCACACATGGCGGTGATGATGGCGCGCGCGGTCGGCGGTCCCACCGCGTTGACCACCCGGCAGTCGCTCCGCCTCGCCACCATGGGTGGCGCGCGCGTTCTGGGACGCCACAACGATCTCGGTTCCGTCGAACCCGGGAAGCTCGCCGACCTCGTGCTGTGGGACCTGACCACTCTGGCGCACAGCGGGATCGACGATCCGGTGGCCGCGCTCGTGCTGGGCTCGCAACCCCCGATCCGACGGTCCTGGGTCGGCGGCACGACCGTCGTCGCCGACGGTCAGGTCGTCGCCGTCGACGCCGAGATGATCGCGCGCGATGTCGAGACCGAACACCGCCGCCTCCTCGAGCGCGCGGGCTGA
- a CDS encoding solute carrier family 23 protein — protein MNTPAALKNFGTRKAGKVHPVDQVPPTGKLLTLGLQHVIAFYAGAVLVPLLIANAIDLDSEALTMLITADLFTCGIASLLQSVGIWKIGVRLPLLQGITFATLAPVIKIANDNGGGRVGLLTVYGAVIAAGVFTFLIAPFFARLIRFFPAVVTGTLITIIGICLLPVGAGDATRDPATHNPDPGNGRWLLYAIGTIVLIVLMQRFFRGFWATISILLGLGVGTIIAWIVGDTNFDKVGEASWVGFTNPFAFGWPRFDVIAIVSLIVVLLVVAVESTGSVFATGEIVGKRIKKEDIAATVRADGLATIIGGVFNSFPYTAFSENVGLVRLTGVKSRWVVAAAGGIMIVLGLLPKTAKIVESIPSPVLGGAALIMFATVAIVGIQTLTTVDFTDHRNLIIASTSLAMGLYVQFSQAAAPATVLENGVEVNVPALPGVDEAVPGLLQIPFSTGITMGAITAILLNLLFFHTGSRGPAVAGRGSIRLAEVNEMSIDTFRETFGSLVQGAQWVVDRAYEQRPFETAHDLRASFQEAMLTGSDPEQLELINSFPDLGAEDETGDPMAVDHTGLSHLEEDEHANVVSLASAYREHFGFPLVIFAREAERYERVLRNGWSRMDNSPTSERAFALIEIAKIANRRFDDLVADANPIATARFSRFDELVR, from the coding sequence ATGAACACGCCCGCGGCATTGAAGAACTTTGGCACTCGAAAGGCGGGCAAGGTTCACCCGGTCGACCAGGTGCCCCCGACGGGCAAACTGCTCACGCTCGGTCTGCAACACGTCATCGCGTTCTACGCGGGCGCGGTCCTCGTACCGCTGCTGATCGCCAACGCCATCGACCTCGACTCCGAGGCGTTGACGATGCTCATCACCGCGGACCTGTTCACCTGTGGCATCGCATCGCTGTTGCAGTCGGTCGGCATCTGGAAGATCGGCGTGCGGCTCCCGCTGCTGCAGGGCATCACCTTCGCCACGCTCGCCCCGGTCATCAAGATCGCCAACGACAACGGCGGCGGCCGGGTGGGACTCCTGACCGTCTACGGCGCGGTCATCGCCGCCGGTGTCTTCACCTTCCTCATCGCCCCGTTCTTCGCACGACTCATCCGCTTCTTCCCCGCGGTGGTGACCGGCACGCTGATCACCATCATCGGCATCTGCCTGCTGCCGGTCGGCGCGGGCGACGCCACCCGCGACCCCGCCACCCACAACCCCGACCCCGGCAACGGTCGGTGGCTGCTCTACGCCATCGGGACCATCGTGTTGATCGTGCTGATGCAGCGCTTCTTCCGCGGGTTCTGGGCGACGATCTCGATCCTGCTCGGCCTCGGCGTGGGCACCATCATCGCCTGGATCGTCGGCGACACGAACTTCGACAAGGTCGGCGAGGCGAGCTGGGTCGGGTTCACCAACCCGTTCGCGTTCGGGTGGCCCCGGTTCGACGTGATCGCCATCGTCTCGCTGATCGTGGTGCTGCTCGTCGTGGCGGTCGAGTCCACCGGATCGGTGTTCGCGACCGGCGAGATCGTCGGCAAGCGCATCAAGAAGGAGGACATCGCCGCGACCGTCCGCGCCGACGGCCTCGCCACCATCATCGGTGGCGTCTTCAACTCGTTCCCGTACACGGCGTTCTCCGAGAACGTGGGCCTCGTCCGCCTGACCGGCGTCAAGAGTCGGTGGGTCGTCGCCGCGGCCGGCGGCATCATGATCGTGCTCGGGCTGCTGCCGAAGACCGCGAAGATCGTCGAGTCCATCCCCTCACCCGTGCTCGGCGGAGCGGCGCTGATCATGTTCGCGACCGTGGCGATCGTCGGCATCCAGACGCTGACCACCGTCGACTTCACCGACCACCGCAACCTGATCATCGCGAGCACCTCACTGGCCATGGGTCTCTACGTGCAGTTCTCGCAGGCGGCCGCACCCGCGACCGTGCTGGAGAACGGCGTCGAGGTGAACGTTCCCGCTCTGCCCGGTGTCGACGAGGCGGTCCCCGGTCTCCTGCAGATCCCGTTCAGCACCGGCATCACGATGGGCGCCATCACCGCGATCCTGCTCAACCTGCTGTTCTTCCACACCGGCAGTCGCGGTCCCGCCGTGGCCGGCCGCGGGTCGATCCGGCTGGCCGAGGTCAACGAGATGAGCATCGACACGTTCCGGGAGACCTTCGGCAGCCTCGTCCAGGGTGCGCAATGGGTCGTCGACCGGGCCTACGAGCAGCGCCCGTTCGAGACCGCCCACGACTTGCGCGCATCGTTCCAGGAGGCCATGCTCACCGGCAGTGACCCCGAGCAGCTCGAACTGATCAACTCCTTCCCCGACCTCGGCGCGGAGGACGAGACGGGAGACCCGATGGCCGTCGACCACACGGGCCTGTCGCATCTCGAGGAGGACGAGCACGCCAACGTCGTGTCGCTCGCGTCAGCCTATCGGGAGCATTTCGGGTTCCCGCTGGTGATCTTCGCCCGCGAGGCCGAGCGGTACGAGCGGGTCCTGCGCAACGGATGGAGTCGGATGGACAACTCGCCGACCAGTGAGCGCGCGTTCGCCCTCATCGAGATCGCGAAGATCGCCAACCGCCGCTTCGACGACCTCGTCGCCGACGCCAATCCCATTGCCACCGCGCGGTTCAGCCGATTCGACGAACTGGTCCGCTGA
- the pucL gene encoding factor-independent urate hydroxylase codes for MGITLGENQYGKAENRVVRIYRDSPRHEIKDINVGTALRGDFAAAHTTGDQGNVLPTDTQKQTAYAYAKEKGIATIEQYGLDLAYHFVDGYEPVHGARIEIEEYAWERAVVDGAEHDHTWVRKGQEVRTADITVEGVGDDQRTWVVCGLKEFTILKSTGSEFHGFPVDEYTILKPTTDRVMATSLVAKWRFSSTDVDWDAVYTDVKAIIVSEFATLQSLALQQTLYAIGSAVLEAHGEIAEIRLSAPNKHHFVYDLSPFGLENPNEVFNADDRPYGLIQASVIRDDAPDAGPAWTMQRGWMG; via the coding sequence ATGGGGATCACCCTCGGCGAGAACCAGTACGGCAAGGCGGAGAACCGCGTCGTCCGGATCTACCGCGACTCGCCCCGGCACGAGATCAAGGACATCAACGTCGGGACCGCGCTGCGCGGCGACTTCGCCGCCGCGCACACCACCGGCGACCAGGGCAACGTGCTGCCCACCGACACCCAGAAGCAGACGGCCTACGCCTACGCCAAGGAGAAGGGCATCGCGACCATCGAGCAGTACGGCCTCGATCTGGCGTACCACTTCGTCGACGGCTACGAACCCGTGCACGGCGCCCGCATCGAGATCGAGGAATACGCCTGGGAGCGTGCGGTTGTCGACGGCGCCGAACACGATCACACCTGGGTGCGCAAGGGCCAGGAGGTCCGCACCGCCGACATCACGGTCGAGGGTGTCGGTGACGACCAGCGGACCTGGGTCGTCTGCGGCCTCAAGGAGTTCACCATCCTCAAGTCGACCGGCTCGGAGTTCCACGGTTTCCCGGTCGACGAGTACACGATCCTGAAACCGACCACCGACCGCGTCATGGCGACCTCACTGGTGGCCAAGTGGCGTTTTTCGTCCACCGACGTCGACTGGGACGCCGTGTACACCGACGTCAAGGCGATCATCGTCTCCGAGTTCGCGACGCTGCAGTCACTCGCACTGCAGCAGACCCTCTACGCGATCGGTTCGGCCGTGCTCGAGGCCCACGGCGAGATCGCCGAGATCCGACTGTCCGCCCCGAACAAGCACCATTTCGTCTACGACCTGTCGCCCTTCGGCCTGGAGAACCCGAACGAGGTGTTCAACGCCGACGACCGCCCGTACGGTCTGATCCAGGCGAGTGTGATCCGCGACGACGCCCCCGACGCCGGGCCTGCGTGGACCATGCAGCGCGGCTGGATGGGCTGA
- a CDS encoding lipase family protein gives MTAAALGTVGVAQAAPGPATPAAGVSEAFYQPPNPLPAGSPGDLIRTETFPVAITVPTVWGKVPAKGTRLLYRSTDANGQPVAVSGYYLEPTRAWTGPGPRPIIDYAGGLHGQGDSCAASKMLQSGVEFFGPGGPRAEIERLATYNMLAKGYGVVSSDYIGGGTPGTHTFAVRVDQANAVLDAGRAVLKLPQVAPGTKIGIAGYSQGGAAAAAAAELATSYAPDLPLVGIYAGGAPTDLRALLDHLDGGRLGGIIGYALNGVLARYPDVDTKVEPLLNANGRATLKQISTECIAATAVRFPKSSEWTASGKTIGQIIDATPEFQRVIDDQDVGNAKPSVPTFLSGNPDDPTVPIAVSRELHRKWCAQNPASLKYDEIPFPVRFIGGSPVGHVAGGVSGLTRALDWLKDRFAGTPAPTGCYS, from the coding sequence ATGACAGCCGCTGCGCTCGGGACGGTCGGTGTCGCACAGGCCGCCCCCGGCCCCGCCACCCCGGCCGCCGGCGTGAGCGAGGCGTTCTACCAGCCGCCGAACCCGCTGCCCGCGGGATCACCGGGTGATCTGATCCGCACCGAGACCTTCCCGGTCGCGATCACCGTGCCGACCGTCTGGGGCAAGGTCCCCGCCAAGGGCACCCGGTTGCTCTACCGCAGCACCGACGCGAACGGGCAGCCGGTCGCGGTCTCCGGGTACTACCTCGAACCCACCCGCGCGTGGACCGGTCCCGGACCGCGGCCGATCATCGACTACGCGGGCGGCCTGCACGGGCAGGGCGATTCCTGCGCCGCGTCGAAGATGCTGCAGTCGGGCGTCGAGTTCTTCGGGCCGGGCGGCCCGCGTGCGGAGATCGAACGGCTCGCCACCTACAACATGCTGGCCAAGGGGTACGGCGTGGTGTCGTCGGACTACATCGGCGGCGGCACGCCCGGCACCCACACGTTCGCCGTGCGGGTCGACCAGGCCAACGCGGTTCTCGACGCCGGACGGGCTGTCCTCAAACTCCCCCAGGTCGCGCCGGGCACCAAGATCGGCATCGCCGGGTACTCGCAGGGTGGTGCCGCCGCAGCCGCGGCGGCCGAGCTGGCGACGAGCTACGCACCCGACCTGCCGCTGGTCGGCATCTACGCCGGTGGCGCCCCGACCGACCTGCGGGCGCTGCTCGACCACCTCGACGGCGGGCGCCTCGGCGGCATCATCGGATACGCGCTCAACGGCGTGTTGGCGCGCTATCCCGACGTCGACACCAAGGTGGAGCCGCTGCTCAACGCCAACGGCAGGGCGACCCTGAAGCAGATCTCGACCGAGTGCATCGCCGCCACCGCGGTCCGGTTCCCGAAGAGTTCGGAGTGGACGGCGTCCGGGAAGACGATCGGTCAGATCATCGACGCGACGCCGGAGTTCCAGCGCGTCATCGACGATCAGGACGTGGGGAACGCCAAGCCGTCGGTCCCGACCTTCCTCTCCGGCAACCCCGACGACCCGACGGTCCCGATCGCCGTCAGCCGCGAACTGCACCGCAAGTGGTGCGCGCAGAACCCGGCGTCGCTCAAGTACGACGAGATCCCGTTCCCGGTGCGCTTCATCGGCGGCTCACCGGTCGGGCACGTCGCGGGCGGCGTCAGCGGCCTGACGCGCGCACTCGACTGGCTCAAGGATCGCTTCGCGGGGACACCGGCCCCCACCGGCTGCTACAGCTGA